A part of Nocardioides sp. WS12 genomic DNA contains:
- a CDS encoding ABC transporter ATP-binding protein, which produces MPLLRSRSRQRASTASSSGSALLSIEGLEFSYGAVPALFGVSASISRGEMVALVGPNGAGKSTLMSLLAGINKPTGGRILVNGDDVTGRGPAHLLGRGVVLVPENKGIFPDMTVAENLEMAGYTLQRAEVADRTAVLFDVFPRLRERLKQRAGTMSGGEKQMLSIARAVLLSPQLLLIDELTLGLAPIVVDDLLGSIKELNSAGTTVLMVEQSLNVAASVCERALFMEKGKIVFEGPTAHLLERPELAKAVLFGGHVGGEV; this is translated from the coding sequence ATGCCGCTCCTCCGTTCACGGTCGCGCCAGCGGGCGTCGACCGCATCGTCTTCGGGCTCAGCGCTGCTGAGCATCGAAGGCCTCGAGTTCTCCTACGGCGCCGTCCCGGCACTGTTCGGTGTGTCGGCGAGCATCAGCCGGGGAGAGATGGTGGCGCTGGTCGGTCCGAACGGCGCGGGCAAGTCGACGCTGATGTCATTGCTCGCCGGTATCAACAAGCCGACGGGTGGTCGAATCCTGGTCAACGGTGACGACGTCACCGGACGAGGCCCGGCGCACCTGCTGGGCCGCGGCGTGGTCCTGGTGCCCGAGAACAAGGGGATCTTCCCTGACATGACCGTGGCCGAGAACCTCGAGATGGCCGGCTACACCTTGCAACGCGCCGAGGTCGCCGACCGTACGGCGGTGCTCTTTGACGTGTTCCCGCGCTTGCGCGAGCGACTGAAGCAGCGCGCGGGAACGATGTCCGGTGGCGAGAAGCAGATGCTCTCGATCGCGCGTGCGGTCCTGCTGTCGCCGCAGCTGCTGCTCATCGACGAGCTGACGCTCGGCCTCGCGCCGATCGTCGTCGATGACCTGCTCGGTTCGATCAAGGAGCTCAACAGCGCCGGAACCACTGTCCTGATGGTTGAGCAGAGCCTCAACGTCGCGGCATCGGTTTGTGAACGCGCGCTCTTCATGGAGAAGGGAAAGATTGTGTTCGAAGGACCGACGGCTCATCTACTCGAGCGCCCGGAGCTGGCCAAGGCTGTTCTCTTCGGCGGCCACGTCGGGGGTGAGGTCTAG
- a CDS encoding nuclear transport factor 2 family protein translates to MDDGTTGTVALVDGFVEAYNSGDLERISSVLGDDVELTHHNRGETLKGRAAVMGMFEMAGQIMPGKSFVDRHSIDVLGPDKAVVRHTWTATSVADIPGMAVQGETIRLDLATFLTFADGLVVEYHDFG, encoded by the coding sequence ATGGACGATGGCACCACTGGAACCGTGGCGCTTGTTGATGGTTTCGTCGAGGCCTACAACAGCGGGGACCTCGAGCGCATCAGCAGTGTCCTCGGCGACGACGTCGAGCTGACCCACCACAACCGCGGAGAGACCCTCAAGGGCCGGGCAGCGGTGATGGGGATGTTCGAAATGGCCGGCCAGATCATGCCGGGCAAGTCGTTCGTCGACCGGCATTCGATCGACGTCCTCGGTCCGGACAAGGCAGTCGTCCGCCACACCTGGACCGCCACCTCCGTGGCCGACATCCCCGGCATGGCTGTGCAGGGCGAGACCATCCGTCTCGACCTGGCCACCTTCCTGACCTTCGCTGACGGCCTGGTCGTCGAGTACCACGACTTCGGCTGA
- a CDS encoding CoA transferase: MPIAHQGVLMSEHVPAPTANRPLAGVRVVECGVWHAGPGASAILADLGAEVIKIESMDGDPERYHGSFGPMALGMADREHWNLLFEMSNRNKRAMCLNITTVEGKEILHQLVREADVFLTNLRTSTKPKLGIDYESLKVVNPEIVHVNVSGFGPEGPFADAGGFDPMGQAISGMMFLSGKPEPSVLQVIVLDQLAAITASHAAITALYARERNGEGQEVHVSLYGSALWLMHANLLQTSLRGTDLDVSWERLNNPFSRTTFECGDGHWIMGTNHPEEKYWARFCEAVGLPEIATDPRFDTKEKRVEVNAELISLFDAQFKLRPRAEWLEIMREKNVLFAPINTTQDVVNDEQALVNGYLTDYDHPYLGQVRIPGYPVRFSSYEAGPRTPAPDLGQHTDDILAELGLSPAEVTRLRGAEVVR, encoded by the coding sequence ATGCCGATCGCACATCAGGGAGTTCTCATGTCTGAACACGTCCCAGCACCCACCGCGAACCGTCCGCTCGCGGGTGTCCGCGTCGTCGAGTGCGGCGTCTGGCACGCGGGCCCCGGCGCCAGCGCGATCCTGGCCGATCTCGGTGCCGAGGTGATCAAGATCGAATCGATGGACGGTGATCCGGAGCGCTATCACGGAAGCTTCGGCCCGATGGCGCTGGGAATGGCTGACCGCGAGCACTGGAACCTGCTCTTCGAGATGTCCAACCGCAACAAGCGCGCCATGTGCTTGAACATCACCACGGTTGAGGGCAAGGAGATCCTGCACCAGCTGGTCCGGGAGGCCGACGTCTTCCTCACCAATCTGCGCACGAGCACCAAGCCGAAGCTGGGCATCGACTACGAGTCCCTGAAGGTCGTGAACCCCGAGATCGTCCACGTGAACGTCAGCGGGTTCGGCCCGGAAGGGCCCTTCGCGGACGCTGGCGGCTTCGACCCCATGGGGCAGGCGATCTCGGGAATGATGTTCCTGAGCGGCAAGCCTGAGCCGAGCGTGCTCCAGGTGATCGTGCTGGACCAGCTCGCTGCGATCACCGCGAGCCATGCAGCGATCACCGCCCTGTATGCCCGCGAGCGCAACGGTGAGGGCCAAGAGGTCCATGTGTCGCTCTATGGCTCCGCGCTGTGGCTGATGCACGCGAATCTTCTGCAGACGAGTCTCCGAGGTACCGATCTCGACGTCTCCTGGGAACGGCTGAACAATCCGTTCTCGCGCACGACTTTCGAATGCGGTGACGGTCACTGGATCATGGGGACCAATCATCCGGAAGAGAAGTACTGGGCGCGATTCTGTGAGGCGGTTGGTCTTCCCGAGATCGCGACCGATCCCCGCTTCGACACCAAGGAGAAGCGGGTCGAGGTGAATGCCGAGCTGATCTCGCTCTTTGATGCGCAATTCAAGCTCCGTCCCCGGGCGGAATGGTTGGAGATCATGCGCGAGAAGAACGTGCTCTTCGCTCCGATCAACACGACTCAGGACGTGGTCAATGACGAGCAGGCGCTGGTCAACGGGTATCTGACCGACTACGACCACCCGTATCTGGGTCAGGTGCGGATCCCCGGCTATCCGGTGAGGTTCTCCTCCTACGAGGCAGGACCGCGCACGCCGGCGCCGGATCTGGGCCAGCACACCGACGACATTCTCGCGGAGCTGGGTCTCTCACCGGCTGAAGTCACCAGGTTGCGCGGCGCGGAAGTCGTTCGTTGA
- a CDS encoding acetate--CoA ligase family protein encodes MTIEATLVNELIYREKKWAEYGEIMDLNDADRRLCLDGSSERPSQRAALKRLLNPRTVAFVGVSEDSKYAAAARRTMAGGTDVVFVHPKRSHVFDGIKTFPDLAAVDRPVDNVFSVLSAHGTVELVRQAAATGAAGVVTIAGGFAEQGEEGRALQDEMAAVAHAAGISVVGPNGIGMLNVPQRLNLAMLTAFERRSGGLSAVTHSGAMLGAIAAAGWRTGGVGLNLLISAGNEAVTDVADYLDYLVEDEATRVIALAIEKIRRPEAFFAAAHRALEAGKPIIAIKMGRSARGASMAASHTGTLTGDAWVYEVAFRQAGIQTANEIDELVDRAQFLEQLPERKWTPVNGLAVLTQTGGFAQLASDLGDDLGMDIPDAPSVQPWVNDNVPGAPLANPLDATGFASSIAGLWEGILREYTAAEELDTFILLSQHADWDEDVARKVADLYLKAAAGTEKPFVIAPLAGQPGRWLEEAAEHGVAVGNGLLGSFRGLQTMANFVRTRPTKRVQPTSTIPPIPRPSVQPILVEEGLMLPFEATMQLLSESGIRVAPYCMVPATTALGDIAAPDFPGPYVVKLADVAHRTEHGAVELGVTAADLAGAVSRLRAIATRAGLPAMVAIQPMLKGRGEAFVGIQGNSELGPLVAFGLGGVFVEVLNRIGGRLAPLTHEDGLELLEEFADLGILDEFRGRPAWDRDELASVLVDAGCLAASGAGWIDSIDINPLIITDDGPVAVDGLTLVRDADRTSGSSHV; translated from the coding sequence ATGACAATAGAGGCTACACTCGTCAATGAATTAATATATCGCGAAAAAAAATGGGCGGAATACGGGGAAATCATGGATTTGAATGATGCTGATCGCCGACTGTGCCTCGATGGTTCGTCAGAGCGACCGTCCCAACGTGCGGCGCTGAAGCGCCTGCTGAACCCGCGCACCGTTGCGTTCGTCGGCGTGAGCGAAGATTCCAAGTACGCGGCCGCGGCGCGACGGACCATGGCTGGTGGAACAGACGTGGTGTTCGTCCACCCGAAACGTAGCCACGTCTTCGACGGCATCAAGACCTTTCCTGACCTGGCCGCGGTTGATCGGCCGGTGGACAACGTCTTCAGTGTGCTGTCGGCCCACGGCACGGTTGAGTTGGTCCGCCAGGCTGCGGCCACCGGGGCTGCAGGCGTCGTGACGATCGCGGGCGGGTTTGCCGAGCAGGGCGAAGAGGGTCGTGCGCTGCAGGACGAGATGGCCGCGGTGGCGCACGCCGCCGGCATCTCCGTGGTGGGGCCGAACGGGATCGGCATGCTCAATGTCCCGCAACGTCTGAATCTCGCCATGTTGACGGCCTTCGAACGACGCTCCGGCGGGTTGTCTGCGGTCACCCACAGTGGGGCGATGCTCGGGGCGATCGCGGCCGCTGGCTGGCGAACCGGTGGTGTGGGGCTCAACCTGCTGATCTCCGCGGGCAACGAGGCCGTCACCGATGTCGCCGACTACCTCGACTACCTGGTCGAGGACGAAGCGACCCGGGTGATCGCGCTGGCCATCGAGAAGATCCGGCGGCCGGAGGCATTCTTCGCCGCCGCGCACCGTGCGCTGGAGGCCGGCAAGCCGATCATCGCGATCAAGATGGGACGCAGCGCACGCGGCGCGAGCATGGCGGCCTCACACACGGGAACCCTGACGGGCGACGCGTGGGTCTATGAGGTCGCCTTCCGGCAGGCCGGCATCCAGACGGCGAACGAGATCGACGAACTCGTTGACCGTGCGCAGTTCCTCGAACAACTGCCCGAGCGCAAGTGGACCCCCGTCAACGGTCTGGCAGTGCTCACCCAGACCGGGGGATTCGCGCAGTTGGCCAGCGACCTCGGAGACGACCTGGGAATGGACATTCCCGACGCACCGTCCGTGCAGCCGTGGGTCAACGACAACGTTCCCGGCGCTCCGCTTGCGAATCCGCTCGACGCGACCGGGTTCGCGAGCAGCATCGCCGGCTTGTGGGAGGGGATCTTGCGGGAGTACACCGCCGCGGAGGAACTCGACACCTTCATCCTGCTGAGCCAGCACGCTGACTGGGACGAGGACGTGGCCCGCAAGGTGGCCGACCTCTACCTGAAGGCTGCCGCTGGGACAGAAAAGCCGTTCGTGATCGCGCCCCTTGCCGGCCAGCCGGGCCGTTGGCTCGAAGAAGCAGCCGAGCACGGAGTCGCAGTCGGCAACGGGTTGCTGGGGAGTTTCCGCGGGCTGCAGACGATGGCGAACTTCGTGCGGACTCGCCCTACCAAGCGAGTTCAACCCACGTCGACGATCCCGCCGATCCCGCGCCCATCGGTGCAGCCGATCCTGGTCGAGGAAGGGTTGATGCTGCCCTTCGAGGCGACGATGCAACTGCTGAGCGAGTCAGGGATTCGGGTCGCCCCCTACTGCATGGTGCCGGCAACGACCGCCCTCGGAGACATTGCTGCGCCCGACTTCCCAGGCCCGTACGTCGTCAAGTTGGCTGACGTGGCGCACCGGACCGAGCACGGTGCTGTCGAGCTCGGCGTGACTGCCGCGGACCTGGCTGGAGCGGTGTCCCGGCTGAGGGCGATCGCAACCCGCGCGGGCTTGCCGGCGATGGTGGCGATCCAGCCCATGCTCAAGGGCCGCGGCGAGGCGTTCGTCGGGATCCAGGGCAACAGCGAGCTCGGTCCGCTGGTCGCGTTCGGGCTGGGTGGCGTCTTCGTCGAGGTGCTCAACCGGATCGGAGGCCGACTCGCGCCCCTGACCCACGAGGACGGGCTGGAACTCCTCGAGGAGTTTGCCGATCTCGGCATCCTCGATGAGTTCCGAGGCCGCCCGGCGTGGGACCGCGACGAGCTGGCTTCGGTCCTGGTCGATGCCGGCTGCCTGGCGGCCAGCGGTGCCGGCTGGATCGACTCCATCGACATCAATCCGCTCATCATCACCGACGACGGCCCCGTCGCCGTCGACGGACTCACACTCGTCCGCGATGCCGATCGCACATCAGGGAGTTCTCATGTCTGA
- a CDS encoding enoyl-CoA hydratase/isomerase family protein has product MISPYSAHFFSRYINSLTSVASIVINKAVEVILLINGRDVLLTEKRGHIYILTINREERMNALSPELLRRYDEELEIFNEDDDLWVLVLTGAGDRAFCAGMDLKDFSQGASPHGPDGRPSARRREHPAVPTWKPMIAAINGFALAGGWQLAQRCDLRVAAETARIGITENKWNLAGGFGAEMGVFPTAAISAEIYLLAEPITAQRAYEIGFVNKVVPADEVLGQAISWAEHICTLGQEAVRGHKQLSYYGRFVPPSELAQLSKDVFYWMGAGKPGVVVDSTVGSRAFVENRQPDFSTMFQPPRLGCDTCGSVYVVATGRAGGPVTCCGQEVSTASE; this is encoded by the coding sequence ATGATTTCCCCGTATTCCGCCCATTTTTTTTCGCGATATATTAATTCATTGACGAGTGTAGCCTCTATTGTCATCAATAAAGCCGTGGAGGTGATTCTTTTGATCAATGGCCGGGATGTTCTACTTACCGAGAAACGTGGTCACATCTACATATTGACCATCAATCGGGAAGAGCGGATGAACGCGCTCAGCCCGGAGCTCCTTCGTCGCTACGACGAGGAGCTCGAGATCTTCAACGAGGACGACGATCTCTGGGTGCTGGTCCTCACGGGGGCTGGAGACCGGGCGTTCTGTGCCGGGATGGACCTCAAGGACTTCTCCCAGGGAGCGTCACCGCACGGACCTGACGGCAGGCCGAGCGCACGGCGTCGGGAACACCCCGCCGTCCCCACCTGGAAGCCGATGATCGCCGCGATCAATGGGTTCGCCCTGGCCGGCGGCTGGCAACTCGCCCAACGCTGCGACCTCCGGGTGGCCGCGGAGACGGCCCGAATCGGCATCACCGAGAACAAGTGGAACCTGGCTGGCGGGTTCGGCGCGGAGATGGGCGTGTTCCCGACAGCGGCGATCAGCGCGGAGATCTATCTCCTTGCCGAGCCCATCACGGCCCAGCGGGCCTACGAGATCGGCTTCGTCAACAAGGTCGTTCCGGCCGACGAAGTGTTGGGCCAGGCGATCAGCTGGGCTGAGCACATCTGCACCCTGGGCCAGGAGGCCGTCCGGGGACACAAGCAACTGTCCTACTACGGCCGGTTCGTGCCGCCTTCGGAGCTGGCACAACTGAGCAAGGACGTCTTCTACTGGATGGGCGCAGGCAAACCCGGCGTGGTCGTCGACTCGACGGTGGGCTCCCGTGCGTTCGTGGAGAACCGGCAGCCGGACTTCTCCACCATGTTCCAGCCCCCGCGCCTCGGGTGCGACACCTGCGGCAGCGTCTACGTCGTCGCCACCGGTCGCGCCGGCGGCCCGGTGACCTGCTGCGGCCAGGAGGTCTCGACCGCTTCGGAGTGA
- a CDS encoding aldehyde dehydrogenase, producing MSISQQLECPVRYPDRFYIGGEWTRPSTDRTFDVIDSNTEEFYYRVAEAAAGDMDRAITAARAAFDDGPWSKFTHVERAEYLFAFGKALRERGDTLAQIWPRESGALFSTATTSGEKTATILEYYANLASTYPWEEVVPPTAGQFGLKVREPVGVVGAIVPWNGPLWLALYKIAPALLTGCTTVLKASPEAPGAAYVIAEIAEEIGLPAGVLNVVTADREVSEGLVRDHRVDKISFTGSTAAGRRIGAIMAERVGRYTLELGGKSAAVILDDANLEEAARVIAEQECRLTGQVCASLTRVIVGRDRHDELVGILGDLFANVRVGDAFDPSSQMGPLAMERQRDRVEGLIRTGVEEGATLVTGGGRPAHLDRGYFVEPTVFGNVQSSATIAQEEIFGPVLSVLPANDEDDAVRIANDTIYGLNSSVFTEDVDRARQIAARLQSGTVGHNAFRLDFGISFGGFKQSGIGREGGVEGVLPYLETKTVVLEGIPERYRDEQA from the coding sequence GTGAGTATCAGCCAGCAACTGGAGTGCCCGGTGCGCTATCCCGATCGCTTCTACATTGGCGGCGAGTGGACCAGGCCCTCGACGGATCGAACCTTCGACGTCATCGATTCGAACACCGAAGAGTTCTACTACCGGGTCGCCGAAGCGGCGGCTGGCGACATGGATCGCGCGATCACCGCGGCGCGGGCAGCGTTCGACGACGGCCCCTGGTCGAAGTTCACGCATGTCGAACGCGCCGAGTACCTGTTCGCCTTCGGCAAGGCGTTGCGCGAGCGCGGCGACACCTTGGCACAGATCTGGCCGCGCGAATCGGGAGCGCTGTTCAGCACCGCGACGACGAGCGGCGAGAAGACGGCGACCATCCTCGAGTACTACGCGAACCTGGCTTCGACGTACCCCTGGGAGGAAGTGGTCCCGCCGACTGCTGGCCAGTTCGGGCTGAAGGTCCGGGAGCCGGTCGGCGTGGTCGGAGCTATCGTGCCGTGGAACGGCCCCCTGTGGCTCGCGTTGTACAAGATCGCCCCGGCGTTGTTGACCGGTTGTACGACGGTCCTGAAGGCCTCCCCCGAGGCGCCCGGTGCGGCCTATGTGATTGCCGAGATCGCCGAGGAGATCGGTCTCCCGGCTGGTGTTCTCAACGTCGTGACCGCCGATCGCGAGGTCTCGGAGGGTCTGGTCCGGGATCACCGGGTCGACAAGATCTCCTTCACTGGCTCCACGGCTGCGGGCAGGCGGATCGGGGCGATCATGGCGGAGCGGGTGGGGCGCTACACGCTGGAGTTGGGCGGAAAGTCTGCTGCCGTCATCCTCGATGACGCCAACCTGGAGGAGGCGGCGCGTGTGATCGCGGAGCAGGAGTGCCGGCTCACCGGTCAGGTGTGTGCCTCGCTCACCCGCGTCATCGTGGGCCGCGACCGCCACGACGAGCTCGTCGGCATCCTGGGGGACCTGTTCGCGAACGTGCGCGTCGGTGACGCCTTCGACCCGAGCTCGCAGATGGGTCCGCTGGCGATGGAGCGGCAGCGCGATCGCGTCGAGGGCCTGATCCGGACTGGCGTGGAAGAAGGCGCCACGCTGGTCACCGGCGGCGGGCGTCCCGCGCACCTCGACCGCGGTTACTTCGTGGAACCGACGGTCTTCGGCAACGTGCAGAGCTCTGCGACGATCGCCCAGGAAGAGATCTTCGGCCCCGTGCTGAGTGTGCTTCCGGCCAACGACGAGGATGACGCTGTCCGGATCGCCAACGACACGATCTATGGATTGAACTCCTCGGTCTTCACCGAGGACGTCGACCGCGCTCGGCAGATCGCCGCCCGGCTCCAGTCGGGAACGGTTGGTCACAACGCCTTCCGCCTGGACTTCGGTATCTCGTTCGGTGGCTTCAAGCAGTCCGGGATCGGTCGCGAGGGAGGCGTCGAAGGAGTACTGCCCTATCTGGAGACGAAGACGGTGGTGCTGGAAGGCATCCCTGAGCGCTACCGCGACGAACAGGCGTGA
- a CDS encoding enoyl-CoA hydratase-related protein: MQYTGHSRNATKNYLDCIVTGIPHCHIEGLFVSDVVITRHGRTTVFTINRPEHMNSLGGTVKEELAAGIAELNADPGQSVGIITGAGDRAFCAGGDLKEMAKKAAAGSSIPLSPSPDIGGVAASEKPVIAAVNGLAVAGGLELSICCDIRIASTNAWFGVFEVKRGILAGVAVNVLPRLMPMGAVMDMMLSGSRLSAAEAKNLGLVQQVVEPGELMDAALAKADMIAANSGPAVWGTKAVLKFWRDAMMAEQQRYYEAVLHRVLLSGAFLEGPRAFAEKREPVLDHTWPDPFEQVGATTANPPFGSPHAEHGTERSMK, translated from the coding sequence TTGCAATACACTGGGCATTCTCGAAATGCGACCAAGAATTATCTGGATTGTATTGTCACTGGAATTCCACATTGCCACATTGAAGGGCTATTCGTGAGCGACGTCGTCATCACCAGGCACGGCAGGACAACGGTCTTCACCATCAACCGTCCCGAACACATGAACTCCCTGGGCGGAACCGTCAAGGAGGAGCTGGCGGCCGGGATCGCCGAGTTGAACGCCGATCCGGGCCAGAGTGTCGGCATCATCACCGGGGCTGGTGACCGCGCGTTCTGCGCGGGCGGTGACCTCAAGGAGATGGCGAAGAAGGCGGCCGCGGGATCGTCGATCCCACTCTCGCCCAGTCCCGACATCGGCGGCGTCGCGGCCAGCGAGAAGCCGGTGATCGCCGCCGTCAACGGCCTGGCCGTCGCGGGCGGCCTCGAGTTGAGCATTTGCTGTGACATCAGGATCGCCTCGACCAATGCGTGGTTCGGCGTGTTCGAGGTGAAGCGCGGCATTCTCGCCGGCGTCGCGGTGAATGTGCTGCCGCGGTTGATGCCCATGGGTGCGGTGATGGACATGATGTTGAGCGGCAGCAGATTGAGCGCTGCTGAGGCAAAGAACCTCGGGCTGGTTCAGCAGGTCGTCGAACCCGGTGAACTGATGGACGCCGCCCTGGCCAAGGCCGACATGATCGCGGCGAACTCTGGTCCGGCCGTCTGGGGCACCAAGGCCGTGCTCAAGTTCTGGCGCGACGCCATGATGGCCGAGCAGCAGCGCTACTACGAGGCCGTGCTGCATCGAGTCCTTCTCTCCGGTGCCTTCCTCGAAGGCCCGCGGGCATTCGCCGAGAAGCGCGAACCGGTGTTGGACCACACCTGGCCCGACCCCTTTGAGCAGGTCGGCGCGACCACGGCAAACCCGCCATTCGGATCACCACATGCAGAGCACGGCACGGAAAGGTCGATGAAGTGA
- a CDS encoding acyl-CoA dehydrogenase family protein encodes MHLNNTAEFAAFRGLARTWIEENKPTEPRPTTFGPELREYDAAWQRRQFEGGWSGIDWEPEYGGRGLSLFEQIIWYEELVRAGAPMDTVFTVAFGHAGPTLIARGTEAQKSFFLPRILRGETPWCQGFSEPNAGSDLASLQTKGVIDGDEIVITGQKTWTSYGQWSDYGELLVRTDPEVPKHKGLTWLVMDMHLPGVDVRPITSIDGFPHNCEVFYDEVRVPLANVVGGVNNGWSVALSTLAAERGPAFLDQRLGLVRHVDDLVAHAKETGKLRDESIRNRLAEARAAAAAVRSMAYLQVSLARKGEQPSSETTSVRTFYTELTIEVARLGLDIVGVEALEMVPDSRHWLSKFSATIAGGTKDIQKNIIGERVLGLPR; translated from the coding sequence ATGCATCTGAACAACACCGCTGAGTTCGCCGCTTTCCGCGGCCTGGCCCGTACCTGGATAGAAGAGAACAAGCCGACCGAGCCCCGCCCCACCACCTTTGGCCCTGAACTGCGCGAGTACGACGCGGCATGGCAGCGAAGGCAGTTCGAGGGAGGATGGTCCGGAATCGACTGGGAGCCTGAGTACGGCGGCAGGGGCCTGTCCCTCTTCGAGCAGATCATCTGGTACGAAGAACTCGTCCGAGCGGGTGCGCCGATGGACACCGTCTTCACGGTGGCGTTCGGCCATGCCGGACCCACCTTGATCGCCCGCGGAACCGAAGCTCAGAAATCCTTCTTCCTGCCCAGGATCCTGCGCGGCGAGACCCCCTGGTGCCAGGGATTCTCTGAACCCAACGCCGGATCAGACCTGGCAAGTCTGCAGACCAAGGGCGTGATCGATGGCGACGAAATCGTCATCACCGGCCAGAAGACCTGGACGTCCTATGGCCAGTGGTCCGACTACGGCGAGCTCCTGGTCCGTACCGACCCGGAGGTGCCCAAGCACAAGGGACTGACCTGGCTGGTGATGGACATGCACCTTCCCGGTGTCGACGTCCGGCCGATCACCTCGATCGACGGGTTCCCGCACAACTGCGAGGTCTTCTACGACGAAGTCCGGGTGCCGTTGGCCAACGTGGTGGGTGGCGTGAACAACGGTTGGAGCGTCGCGCTGTCGACACTGGCCGCCGAACGCGGGCCGGCATTCCTCGACCAGCGTCTCGGCCTGGTGCGCCACGTCGACGACCTGGTCGCGCACGCCAAGGAGACCGGGAAACTCCGCGACGAGTCGATCCGCAACCGGCTGGCCGAGGCGCGCGCCGCTGCCGCAGCTGTCCGGTCCATGGCGTACCTGCAGGTCTCGCTTGCCCGCAAGGGTGAGCAGCCCAGTTCAGAGACCACGTCGGTACGCACCTTCTACACCGAACTGACGATCGAGGTCGCGCGGCTTGGCCTCGACATCGTCGGCGTCGAGGCGCTCGAGATGGTGCCTGACAGTCGGCACTGGCTGAGCAAATTCTCGGCCACGATCGCCGGCGGGACGAAGGACATCCAGAAGAACATCATTGGAGAACGAGTGTTGGGACTACCGAGATGA
- a CDS encoding acyl-CoA dehydrogenase family protein — MMLAPSAEQQNIAESVADFLSSEVPMTTVRRLWNEERSVDDKTWRRSVEMGWFALSVPEEAGGVGLGLGEEVMLFREVGRFATPGPFRATALAAYLASRTGNTEVLAAILSGEQRVGLKVGDQALDAHPGDLLLELDDEHPRIYEIDTCTPLVPTDPGVRLARASVGKVVVEAAGVALLSRARVLAAAELLGVIEATRDMSASYAQVRRQFDKPIGSHQAVKHRCADMAVGAYAVTAQVFAAAVSVSEAHPDAAFHAAAAHVLASARARRATADNVQNHGGIGYTWEQDAHVYLKRALTLELSCGSRQAGYDALIAPERHEFR; from the coding sequence ATGATGCTTGCCCCGTCTGCGGAACAGCAGAACATTGCCGAGTCGGTTGCGGACTTCCTCAGCTCCGAGGTGCCGATGACGACCGTGCGTCGCCTCTGGAACGAAGAGCGTTCGGTCGACGACAAGACCTGGCGTCGGAGCGTTGAGATGGGTTGGTTCGCGCTGTCGGTCCCGGAAGAGGCCGGGGGCGTGGGCCTGGGCCTGGGCGAGGAGGTGATGCTGTTTCGTGAGGTCGGCCGATTCGCGACACCGGGGCCCTTCCGGGCGACCGCACTGGCCGCCTATCTCGCGTCCCGTACGGGCAACACCGAGGTCCTCGCAGCGATCCTCAGCGGCGAGCAGCGGGTCGGGTTGAAGGTCGGCGACCAGGCACTCGATGCCCACCCCGGGGACCTGCTGCTCGAGCTCGATGATGAACACCCGCGCATCTACGAGATCGATACCTGCACGCCCCTTGTCCCAACCGACCCCGGCGTCAGACTGGCGCGCGCCAGCGTCGGCAAAGTCGTCGTCGAAGCCGCTGGCGTGGCCCTGCTCTCCCGAGCCCGGGTACTCGCGGCCGCCGAACTTCTCGGGGTCATCGAAGCGACCAGGGACATGTCCGCGAGCTACGCCCAGGTGCGCCGCCAGTTCGACAAGCCGATCGGTAGCCATCAAGCCGTCAAGCACCGGTGCGCAGACATGGCGGTCGGCGCCTACGCCGTCACGGCCCAGGTCTTCGCCGCCGCGGTCTCAGTGAGCGAAGCGCATCCAGACGCAGCGTTCCACGCTGCCGCCGCGCACGTCCTTGCGTCAGCGCGGGCCCGGAGAGCGACTGCCGACAACGTCCAGAACCACGGCGGCATTGGCTACACCTGGGAGCAGGACGCACACGTGTACCTCAAGCGTGCGCTCACTCTGGAACTGTCCTGCGGAAGCAGGCAAGCCGGGTATGACGCCCTGATCGCGCCCGAGCGACACGAGTTCCGCTAA